A genomic stretch from Chitinophaga agri includes:
- a CDS encoding cbb3-type cytochrome c oxidase subunit II — MYRTAFLLFVILTLFVAIIPAMNNQRNNAPLPEAQPLSPAAVKGKALFVSNGCVACHTQQVRNVEMDKKWGGRPGIAADYADNHRTDFWRNTATLMGTERTGPDLTDVGNRQPSLDWHLTHLFNPRIVAPASVMPAYPWLFEEKKEAGKKDVVVKIPDDYRVSGTVIVATPAALELVAYLQELKQIKLPDGTETPSFLYGKNAATAAADGAAAGAPDGTTLYANNCQSCHQQNGEGLKGAFPSLKDSKIVLDPTPLQFATIIMNGYDGRVSEGFGIMPAVGTNANLTAEEVTAIMNHERTSWGNNAPKVTVEQVRKFLEEIKTTTPAK, encoded by the coding sequence TTGTACAGGACAGCGTTCCTGTTATTTGTTATACTCACCCTGTTTGTTGCTATTATACCGGCGATGAATAATCAGCGTAACAATGCCCCGCTGCCGGAGGCGCAACCATTGAGTCCTGCGGCTGTAAAAGGGAAAGCATTATTTGTCAGCAATGGCTGCGTAGCCTGTCATACGCAACAGGTACGTAATGTAGAGATGGATAAGAAATGGGGTGGCAGACCAGGTATTGCGGCTGACTATGCCGATAATCATCGTACTGATTTCTGGCGGAATACAGCTACACTGATGGGGACGGAACGCACCGGTCCGGACCTGACGGATGTCGGTAACCGTCAGCCAAGCCTGGATTGGCATCTTACACATCTGTTCAATCCGCGGATAGTAGCACCTGCATCTGTTATGCCTGCATATCCCTGGTTATTTGAAGAAAAAAAAGAAGCGGGCAAAAAGGATGTTGTAGTGAAAATACCTGATGACTATAGAGTGTCCGGTACCGTCATTGTAGCGACGCCGGCTGCCCTGGAACTGGTCGCTTACTTACAGGAGCTCAAACAGATAAAACTGCCTGATGGTACAGAGACCCCGTCTTTCCTGTATGGAAAGAACGCTGCCACTGCTGCTGCGGATGGTGCTGCAGCCGGTGCGCCGGATGGCACGACACTGTACGCCAATAACTGTCAAAGCTGTCATCAGCAGAACGGTGAAGGACTGAAAGGCGCCTTCCCTTCATTGAAAGACAGCAAGATCGTACTCGATCCCACACCGCTGCAGTTCGCTACTATTATCATGAATGGTTATGATGGTCGTGTGAGTGAAGGCTTTGGTATTATGCCGGCTGTTGGCACGAATGCAAACCTCACCGCCGAAGAGGTCACTGCTATCATGAACCATGAACGTACCAGCTGGGGCAATAATGCACCCAAAGTCACCGTAGAGCAGGTGCGTAAGTTCCTGGAAGAGATCAAAACAACAACACCTGCTAAGTAA
- a CDS encoding group III truncated hemoglobin — protein sequence MADVEKGPQLTDIQKEEDIRQLVHTFYDKVRADALLGPVFEDAIAGEWEPHLQTMCNFWSTMLLYTGRYKGDPMTKHMPMPIDPRHFGQWLTLFTGTVDSLFRGEVADNAKARASNIARIMQSMKGFPLNNKQ from the coding sequence ATGGCAGATGTAGAGAAGGGACCGCAATTAACGGACATTCAGAAAGAAGAAGATATCAGGCAGCTGGTACATACCTTTTATGACAAGGTAAGGGCTGACGCTTTACTGGGGCCGGTATTTGAAGACGCTATTGCTGGTGAATGGGAGCCGCATCTCCAAACGATGTGCAACTTCTGGAGTACGATGTTACTGTATACCGGCAGGTACAAAGGGGACCCGATGACCAAGCACATGCCGATGCCTATTGATCCGCGTCACTTCGGTCAGTGGCTGACACTCTTTACTGGTACAGTCGATAGCCTGTTCCGGGGCGAGGTGGCGGATAATGCGAAGGCGAGGGCCAGTAACATTGCCAGGATCATGCAGTCCATGAAGGGCTTTCCGCTGAACAATAAACAATGA
- a CDS encoding hemerythrin domain-containing protein, giving the protein MGDNKPIKRSLWLMPLSREHHAGLQCAWKIREGLKYGVETDRIWRYILYFWENHLSSHFRAEEELLYNTSDDALCKQALTEHAAMRELIGLINEDGDEDVRLYKQFADSMEAHIRLEERQLFPLLEATLPAAELAEIGAVLAGEHGTVFKDEYPDEFWIKS; this is encoded by the coding sequence ATGGGAGACAACAAGCCGATCAAACGTAGTCTCTGGCTGATGCCGTTGTCAAGAGAGCATCACGCCGGACTGCAATGCGCCTGGAAGATCCGGGAGGGGTTGAAGTATGGAGTGGAGACGGACAGGATATGGCGGTATATTCTTTATTTCTGGGAAAATCATCTCTCGTCGCATTTCAGGGCAGAAGAGGAGTTGTTGTATAACACTTCTGATGATGCCTTGTGCAAACAGGCATTGACAGAACATGCCGCCATGCGCGAACTGATAGGGCTTATTAATGAGGACGGGGATGAAGATGTCAGGCTGTATAAACAGTTTGCTGACTCAATGGAAGCACATATCAGACTGGAAGAACGACAGCTGTTCCCGCTGCTCGAGGCTACCTTACCGGCGGCGGAGCTGGCGGAAATAGGTGCCGTTCTCGCCGGGGAACATGGTACAGTTTTCAAAGATGAGTATCCCGACGAGTTCTGGATAAAAAGTTAA
- a CDS encoding cytochrome C yields the protein MKDKSTIYIFIDDDQKPIAILESPVNFELDTTRLVDGKHTLKIVSRDPAGKEGIRLVPFEVRNGPAISIEGIAENAVVDGVVPVMINAYGKGDQRNFLIIGSETPQSIPFWVFVLLIAFVGWAIYYCVTSPLELLNK from the coding sequence ATGAAAGATAAGAGTACTATATACATATTCATAGATGACGATCAGAAACCGATTGCTATTCTGGAATCTCCCGTTAACTTTGAACTGGATACAACCAGGCTGGTGGATGGTAAACATACATTGAAGATCGTCAGTCGTGATCCCGCCGGAAAAGAAGGTATAAGACTGGTTCCGTTTGAAGTGCGGAATGGTCCGGCTATTTCAATAGAAGGGATTGCGGAGAACGCTGTAGTGGACGGGGTGGTCCCGGTGATGATCAATGCCTACGGAAAAGGGGATCAGCGTAACTTCCTGATCATAGGCAGTGAGACGCCACAGAGCATTCCTTTCTGGGTGTTTGTGCTGCTGATCGCTTTCGTGGGATGGGCAATTTATTACTGCGTTACCTCACCGCTGGAGTTATTGAACAAGTAA
- a CDS encoding cbb3-type cytochrome c oxidase subunit I, which yields MVNLFMRVLPVLLTVIPIPLFANIRGRAFFSADSTDGLLFILLLLVTILLVVAVSLKVRTSIMREKTDQPPARFNATTISEYISALSSRRIDAYLALKKKKQQEGGGTIKSLLLLVLTGGWFALPATAQQVDARPSSLLQETGIIITLILLLVPIVAGVILMAVKVSALIRRRNRERNEEEIMAFTEYLISPDDPIIEQALEQRRKALAYQLSNKELAGEKEAEDAKGLVGNINIHKGLSIVAQKQRARARPSIDPELSRLVMWYLGCAACWLVFGTTAGEYVGIKFVHPDVDHLSWLSFGRLRPVHTNAVFWGWASLGMLGLGHYVVPRVSNVPLASMKHAWWSLILINAAVVLGTISLMAGINNGGGEYREYIWPIQLLFGIGLVITLNNFIKTIAARTTKEIYISNWYIVAAIIFALVISVVAYVPFWQDGLGETIVQGYYMHQGVGMWFMMFTLGIVYYFLPQQLNRSIYSYSLGILAFWAQILFYTLIGTHHFVFSAIPWWLQTVAIVGSVGMIIPVAAGTTNFIMTFRGGWYKVSSSYTLPFFLVGIIFYFTGSLQGTAEAFRTTNLIWHFTDFTVAHSHLTMYGIVSFFLWAGIYAVVPRLSGKEAPQITVGAHFWLALIGLMFYTVPLMYGSTLRGIMWMQGKPFIDSVIMMAPYWLWRAIGGSLMWLSHLFFAYNLYKMILGDDTAEAKGPAIETLNQSYSEIETTL from the coding sequence TGGTTAATCTATTCATGCGGGTATTACCTGTCTTATTGACGGTAATACCGATACCGCTATTTGCCAATATCCGGGGACGCGCTTTCTTTTCTGCTGACTCAACAGACGGGCTATTGTTTATTTTACTGCTGCTGGTGACCATTCTGCTGGTCGTGGCTGTTTCCCTGAAAGTGCGTACCAGTATCATGCGCGAGAAAACAGATCAGCCGCCTGCACGCTTCAATGCGACCACAATTTCTGAATATATCAGCGCATTAAGCAGTAGGCGTATTGATGCCTATCTTGCACTGAAGAAAAAGAAACAGCAGGAAGGTGGCGGTACCATAAAGTCCCTGCTCTTACTAGTATTAACCGGTGGGTGGTTCGCCCTGCCTGCTACCGCGCAACAGGTCGACGCGCGGCCTTCCTCCCTGCTACAGGAAACAGGTATCATCATCACACTCATCCTGCTGCTGGTGCCGATCGTGGCAGGTGTTATTCTTATGGCCGTAAAGGTCTCCGCACTGATCCGCCGCCGGAACAGGGAAAGGAATGAGGAAGAGATCATGGCTTTTACGGAATATCTTATTTCTCCCGACGATCCGATCATTGAACAGGCGCTGGAACAACGCAGAAAAGCGCTGGCTTATCAGTTAAGCAATAAAGAACTGGCGGGTGAGAAAGAGGCAGAGGATGCAAAAGGACTGGTGGGTAATATCAACATCCATAAAGGTCTCTCCATCGTTGCACAGAAGCAGCGCGCAAGGGCCCGCCCTTCCATTGATCCGGAGCTATCACGTCTCGTCATGTGGTACCTGGGCTGTGCTGCATGCTGGCTGGTATTTGGTACTACAGCAGGCGAGTACGTCGGTATAAAATTCGTGCATCCTGATGTCGATCATTTGAGCTGGCTGAGTTTCGGCCGGCTGCGTCCTGTACACACCAATGCTGTCTTCTGGGGATGGGCCTCCCTGGGGATGCTCGGTCTGGGTCACTATGTAGTACCACGTGTCAGCAATGTGCCGCTCGCCAGTATGAAACACGCATGGTGGTCGCTGATCCTGATCAATGCAGCAGTTGTACTCGGTACGATCAGTCTGATGGCTGGTATTAACAACGGTGGCGGCGAATACCGTGAATATATCTGGCCAATACAATTACTGTTTGGTATCGGTCTCGTGATCACACTCAACAACTTTATCAAAACTATCGCGGCAAGAACAACGAAAGAGATCTACATCTCTAACTGGTACATTGTTGCCGCCATCATATTTGCACTCGTGATCTCCGTAGTGGCTTATGTTCCCTTCTGGCAGGACGGTCTGGGCGAGACGATCGTACAGGGGTATTATATGCATCAGGGTGTAGGCATGTGGTTTATGATGTTTACGCTGGGCATTGTTTATTATTTCCTGCCACAGCAATTAAATAGATCTATCTACTCCTATAGTCTCGGCATCCTGGCTTTCTGGGCACAGATCCTTTTTTATACACTGATCGGCACACACCATTTTGTATTCAGTGCAATTCCCTGGTGGTTGCAAACAGTGGCCATTGTTGGTTCTGTCGGTATGATCATTCCTGTGGCTGCGGGTACTACCAACTTTATCATGACCTTCCGCGGTGGGTGGTATAAAGTGTCCTCCAGTTATACGTTACCCTTCTTCCTGGTAGGCATTATCTTTTATTTTACCGGATCATTGCAGGGCACTGCGGAAGCCTTCCGTACAACTAACCTGATATGGCATTTTACTGACTTCACCGTTGCTCACTCACACCTGACCATGTACGGCATTGTCAGCTTTTTCCTATGGGCAGGTATCTATGCGGTAGTGCCCCGGTTGTCAGGTAAGGAAGCACCACAGATAACGGTGGGGGCGCACTTCTGGCTTGCACTGATCGGATTGATGTTTTATACCGTCCCACTTATGTATGGCAGTACACTCAGAGGTATCATGTGGATGCAGGGAAAACCATTTATAGACAGCGTGATCATGATGGCGCCTTACTGGCTCTGGCGTGCAATAGGCGGTAGCCTGATGTGGTTGTCTCACCTCTTCTTTGCATACAACCTGTATAAGATGATCCTGGGTGATGATACGGCTGAGGCAAAAGGGCCTGCTATCGAAACATTAAATCAATCCTATTCTGAAATAGAAACAACGCTGTAG